A genomic segment from Flavobacterium sp. 9R encodes:
- a CDS encoding acetate/propionate family kinase has protein sequence MKIVIINSGSSSIKYQLIEMPEQKVICSGMIDRIGLDTSNLTYTTATNKIVESLPIANHKVGLQKIAQLLMDEKVGVIQSTSEIKAVGHRVVHGGSSFSNTVVITNEVKEEIRQLFELAPLHNPANLEGIIVAEQIFESAKQVAVFDTAFHQTMPVEAYKYPIPNYLLSEHKIRAYGFHGTSHKYVSEKAIQYLTQTANHKADKIVTIHLGNGCSMTAIKDGKSIDHTLGFGPMNGLIMGTRSGDVDPSIIFYLVKSLGYSTDEVNALLQKQSGMLGLTGYSDLRDIESNAEAGNKECQLALAMNAYRIKKFIGSYAAVLNGLDAIVFTAGIGENSDYIRRLVCADMDYFGLELDLEKNSIRSKEIREINTPSSKTKILVVPTNEEVEIANQVYDLLS, from the coding sequence ATGAAAATTGTAATTATAAATTCAGGAAGTTCATCGATAAAGTATCAATTGATTGAAATGCCAGAACAAAAGGTAATTTGTAGTGGAATGATTGATCGAATTGGGTTGGATACTTCTAATTTGACCTACACCACAGCGACGAATAAAATTGTGGAGTCATTACCAATTGCCAATCATAAAGTGGGTTTGCAAAAAATTGCGCAGTTGTTGATGGATGAAAAAGTTGGGGTGATTCAGTCTACTTCAGAAATTAAAGCGGTTGGGCACAGAGTGGTGCACGGAGGAAGTTCTTTTTCGAATACGGTAGTAATTACAAACGAAGTAAAAGAGGAAATCCGACAACTTTTTGAGTTGGCTCCGTTACACAATCCTGCTAATTTAGAAGGGATTATTGTGGCAGAACAAATTTTTGAATCGGCCAAACAAGTGGCGGTTTTTGATACGGCTTTCCATCAAACAATGCCAGTTGAGGCTTATAAATATCCTATTCCGAATTATTTATTGTCAGAACATAAAATTCGTGCTTACGGATTTCACGGTACCAGCCACAAGTATGTTTCCGAAAAAGCCATTCAGTATTTAACGCAAACGGCCAACCATAAAGCTGACAAAATAGTTACGATTCATTTAGGAAATGGATGTAGTATGACGGCTATAAAAGACGGAAAAAGTATAGACCACACGCTTGGTTTTGGACCTATGAACGGATTGATTATGGGAACTCGTAGCGGTGATGTGGACCCATCGATAATTTTCTATTTGGTAAAATCTTTAGGCTACTCTACTGATGAAGTGAATGCGTTATTACAAAAGCAAAGTGGAATGCTAGGTTTGACAGGCTATAGCGATTTGAGAGATATTGAAAGTAATGCCGAGGCAGGCAATAAGGAATGTCAGTTGGCACTCGCAATGAACGCCTATCGAATTAAAAAATTCATTGGTTCGTATGCCGCTGTTTTGAATGGTTTGGACGCTATTGTTTTTACAGCTGGTATTGGAGAGAATTCAGATTATATTCGTCGATTAGTATGTGCTGATATGGATTATTTTGGTCTTGAATTGGATTTAGAGAAAAACAGCATTCGCTCTAAAGAAATCAGAGAAATTAACACGCCAAGTTCTAAAACAAAAATATTGGTGGTTCCAACCAATGAGGAAGTAGAGATTGCCAATCAGGTGTATGATTTGCTGAGCTAA
- a CDS encoding histidine kinase, producing MKKVLSLFLLLFGLFCQSQELLPFVENYDKSSYKGDNQVWSVVQGQDKAMYFANNHYLLRYNGVVWEKYLLPNKTIIRSIFSDGDRIYSGSYKEFGYWKRSGGKMFYFSISKGKNIFFENENEEIWKIFKVKDAIYFQSFNQIYVYEKGSVKKITFPYMISYCFLIDGDIFVATVEKGIFKLVQNQLKAIPGWDVLKNSVVHGIQKRGEELFIFTQKRGVFIAKNEKLIPWSHPLNELLKNTTINLAQFVSKDRLIIGTGLRGLFIYDFAKKTFQNINRKNVLLNNSVLSIGVDNENDLWLGLDNGISHVEINSPVSILYDNSGALGSVYSVVKATASSYLIASNHGVFEFEQNKLSLLPNTQGQSWNISPIQQGFMIGHNDGTFLYQSSTGLSKLNGVNGGWNLVKSAVDASFLQATYTGILVYPNPNNLKESRVIQKLLKPIKYLAQNRKNEIWAADNYRGLYCIQYDDNFKTQKIENITQQSKIQNDFGVKIFDFKNELLFLINNSWYTYNSLTGLLEINDWFQSNFKNVSDVIAIDDKQFLIIRDGILYHILAEGNQFKWNVIQEKYYKGKLINDNLKVYKTGNNYLLNLDDGFISLQFAFNDKTNVIPKIEAFSNQSIVNDGGKIDFNSELKIRVISGIYGVNKPHLFYKIDEVNDFVSLKDGAIVLNNLNSGSHTVTIYNHNGVGFGELSSFSFVVKQPWYFSFWMILLYLLVIGIIFFVYYKWNKLRYIQKLKLQEEALKHQNEILEMELKAQNELQFQEYEKHILELELQTKSSEVAGKSLSIAKQTEMMESIQNILDSESDLSKLKNEIKKVIKINSVNKHEWEAFETNLNQIHKEFISNLSKRYPNLTPKDIKLCIYLKMNLSSKEIAPMLNISFRGVELHRYRLRKKLQLSQEENLTKFLLTI from the coding sequence TTGAAAAAAGTACTTTCCCTTTTCTTATTACTGTTTGGTTTGTTTTGTCAATCGCAAGAATTACTTCCTTTCGTTGAGAATTATGATAAATCGAGTTACAAAGGAGATAACCAAGTTTGGAGTGTAGTGCAGGGCCAAGATAAAGCCATGTACTTTGCTAACAATCATTACCTATTGCGTTACAACGGAGTTGTTTGGGAAAAATATCTTTTGCCCAACAAGACGATTATTCGTTCAATTTTTTCAGATGGAGATAGGATTTATTCTGGTTCGTATAAAGAGTTTGGTTATTGGAAAAGAAGTGGAGGTAAGATGTTCTATTTTTCAATTTCAAAGGGAAAAAATATTTTTTTTGAGAATGAAAACGAAGAAATCTGGAAAATTTTTAAAGTTAAAGATGCCATTTATTTTCAATCCTTTAATCAAATTTATGTTTATGAAAAAGGTAGTGTGAAAAAAATCACTTTTCCTTATATGATTTCATATTGTTTCTTGATTGATGGCGATATATTCGTGGCTACCGTAGAAAAAGGGATTTTCAAACTAGTTCAGAATCAATTGAAGGCTATCCCAGGATGGGATGTGCTAAAAAACAGTGTTGTACATGGTATTCAGAAAAGGGGTGAGGAACTGTTTATTTTTACTCAAAAACGGGGTGTATTTATTGCCAAAAACGAGAAATTAATTCCTTGGTCGCATCCTCTGAACGAATTATTAAAAAATACGACCATAAATCTGGCTCAATTTGTTAGTAAGGATAGATTGATTATAGGTACTGGCTTGCGAGGGCTTTTTATTTATGATTTTGCTAAAAAAACCTTTCAGAACATCAATAGGAAGAATGTTTTATTGAACAATTCTGTACTAAGTATTGGTGTTGATAACGAGAATGATTTGTGGTTAGGTCTTGATAATGGTATTTCGCACGTGGAAATCAATTCTCCCGTTTCTATATTATATGATAATTCTGGAGCTTTGGGTTCTGTTTATTCTGTGGTTAAGGCCACAGCATCTAGTTATCTTATTGCATCCAATCATGGTGTTTTTGAGTTTGAACAAAACAAGCTTAGTTTGCTTCCAAATACGCAAGGACAATCTTGGAATATATCCCCTATTCAGCAAGGTTTTATGATTGGTCATAATGATGGGACATTTTTATATCAATCATCTACTGGCCTATCCAAATTAAATGGAGTGAATGGTGGATGGAATCTTGTAAAAAGTGCTGTCGATGCATCTTTTTTGCAAGCTACATATACTGGAATTTTGGTGTATCCCAATCCTAATAATTTGAAGGAAAGCAGGGTTATTCAGAAACTACTAAAACCGATTAAGTATTTAGCTCAAAATCGAAAAAATGAAATTTGGGCTGCTGATAATTATCGTGGTTTGTATTGCATTCAATATGATGATAATTTTAAGACTCAAAAAATAGAAAACATTACGCAACAGTCTAAAATACAGAATGATTTTGGTGTCAAAATTTTTGATTTCAAAAATGAATTGTTGTTTTTGATAAATAATTCTTGGTACACTTATAATTCATTGACAGGTTTACTGGAGATAAATGATTGGTTTCAGTCTAACTTTAAGAATGTTTCGGATGTTATTGCTATTGATGATAAGCAGTTTTTAATTATTAGAGATGGTATTTTGTATCATATCTTGGCAGAGGGAAATCAATTTAAATGGAATGTAATTCAGGAGAAGTATTACAAAGGAAAATTGATTAATGACAATTTAAAAGTCTATAAAACTGGAAATAATTATTTGCTCAATTTAGATGATGGTTTTATTTCGCTACAATTTGCGTTCAATGATAAAACCAATGTTATTCCTAAAATTGAGGCATTCAGCAATCAATCTATTGTTAACGATGGAGGCAAAATTGACTTTAATTCTGAGTTGAAGATAAGAGTCATATCTGGAATTTATGGGGTAAACAAGCCTCATTTGTTTTATAAAATCGATGAAGTGAATGATTTTGTTTCGTTAAAAGACGGAGCCATTGTCTTAAACAACTTAAATAGTGGGTCACATACTGTTACCATTTACAATCATAATGGAGTTGGTTTTGGTGAGTTGTCGAGTTTTTCTTTTGTGGTAAAACAACCTTGGTATTTTTCATTTTGGATGATTTTGCTGTATTTGTTGGTTATTGGAATCATATTTTTCGTTTATTATAAATGGAATAAGTTACGCTACATTCAAAAATTGAAATTACAAGAAGAGGCATTGAAACATCAAAATGAAATCCTTGAGATGGAACTTAAAGCCCAAAATGAGTTACAGTTTCAGGAGTATGAAAAGCATATTTTAGAATTAGAGCTTCAAACCAAATCCTCTGAAGTTGCTGGTAAATCCTTATCCATTGCCAAACAAACCGAAATGATGGAAAGTATTCAGAATATTTTAGATTCTGAATCGGATTTGAGTAAACTGAAGAATGAAATCAAGAAAGTAATCAAAATTAATTCAGTCAATAAGCATGAATGGGAAGCATTCGAAACCAACTTGAATCAAATACACAAAGAGTTTATTTCGAACTTGAGTAAACGATATCCAAATTTGACTCCAAAGGATATCAAACTCTGTATTTATTTGAAAATGAACCTTTCTTCTAAGGAAATTGCACCTATGTTGAATATTTCTTTTAGAGGAGTAGAGCTTCATAGATACCGATTGCGAAAAAAACTGCAACTATCACAAGAAGAAAATCTAACCAAATTTTTATTAACTATATAA
- a CDS encoding SusC/RagA family TonB-linked outer membrane protein — translation MRNFIFSLLTFLLLPAYLHAQSIKGQIQDSKGVGIPGAIVVASTSNTSTDADFDGNFAIKAKEGESLKISMLGFNSITVKASSGFMKITLYESDDTVLKDVIVIGYGTRKKIDNTTAISSIKSEEITKTKVLNASQAIQGKAAGVQVISSDLPGSSPSVVIRGLGTALGGRTPLYVVDGMPTENINNINTNDITSYEILKDASSLAIYGTRAANGVIIITTKKGKGDQVTVELENFTGFRTTLKKVKMAGSNKYAHYSNVALQSTTFSQDQPVNTDWFDAITRTGTYSQNNVSILGSSETVKYFFSAGNYSEKGILNGLDYSRTTFRNNNEYKISKKLTVNQNFSFTSANASPKPLSAFTNAYKQSPIVPVRFANGQYGVSFVGADGFAAPSGSSFNNVGNPVAQLDFFNEEQRSVTLQGGLKLDYEIIKPLKFTSQFNGEYYTWKQYNYEDTKNIWLAADPTRIASAYPATSNINLLTKGREQYFNWNLMNYFTFSKVFSDIHDLEVTAGMEASVKGSREKLTVVRKNVNQDENYWALNGVENAANVISYRDEMFNQTRLASYFGRFQYKLMDKYLFTGTIRRDGSSNFGKDYRWGTFPAFGLGWVVTKENFMADVKAINVLKIRGGWGKLGNQNVPLNNQAYSSGLNTYLGGSILNEGTTINSQIDPSLSWEITQEASAGIDIEMLDNRLKGTFDVYDKNTTNVILNAKPYATSGISVASPAHVGEVSNKGYEVSLRWDDKISDDMTYWIGGNFSQNTNKLKGLKDVTLSQIVGGNLGNGQNTKLLDNTSVGQPLGSFFMYEYAGFDPTNGKMLYYTAAGNQVTQDALAETDKKYVGSILPKSNFGVSLGITYQNWDFSVDGYGTAGAKVYNGKKAQRFSGENIEESLATNFWTVNNTSASTMAPFNQVPVASTYYLESGDFFRINNITLGYKLPIQSKLISACRLYVNMINPFIFQKFSGFSPELNGNGDPYGTQGVELDAYPTLRSFVIGANLKF, via the coding sequence ATGAGAAATTTTATTTTTAGTTTATTAACATTCCTTTTGCTGCCAGCATACCTGCATGCGCAGTCTATAAAAGGTCAAATACAAGATAGTAAAGGTGTAGGGATTCCAGGAGCAATTGTTGTAGCTTCGACTTCTAATACATCTACTGATGCTGATTTTGATGGAAATTTTGCGATTAAAGCCAAAGAAGGCGAATCATTAAAGATTTCTATGTTAGGTTTTAACTCGATAACTGTAAAGGCTTCTTCGGGTTTTATGAAAATTACTTTGTACGAGTCTGATGATACCGTTTTGAAAGATGTTATCGTCATAGGTTACGGTACCCGTAAAAAGATAGATAACACAACAGCTATTTCTTCCATTAAATCCGAAGAAATAACTAAGACGAAAGTACTTAATGCTTCACAAGCAATTCAGGGAAAAGCGGCGGGCGTTCAGGTGATTTCATCAGATTTACCAGGAAGCTCTCCTTCTGTTGTAATTAGAGGGCTTGGAACTGCACTTGGAGGAAGAACTCCTTTGTATGTAGTGGATGGTATGCCAACCGAAAACATTAATAATATCAATACCAATGATATTACTTCGTATGAAATTTTAAAAGATGCCTCTTCACTTGCTATTTACGGAACCAGAGCAGCAAATGGTGTAATTATTATAACCACCAAAAAAGGGAAAGGGGATCAGGTAACTGTAGAACTTGAAAATTTCACCGGATTTAGAACTACACTCAAGAAGGTAAAAATGGCGGGTAGTAATAAATATGCTCATTATTCAAATGTGGCATTACAGTCTACTACCTTTTCGCAGGATCAACCAGTAAACACAGATTGGTTTGATGCCATAACTAGAACAGGAACTTACTCTCAAAATAACGTTTCGATATTAGGTTCATCAGAAACGGTGAAATACTTTTTTAGTGCAGGAAACTATAGTGAAAAAGGAATTTTGAATGGATTGGACTACAGCCGAACTACTTTTAGAAACAATAATGAATACAAGATTTCTAAGAAATTAACGGTAAATCAAAACTTTAGTTTTACATCAGCAAATGCCTCTCCTAAACCATTGAGTGCTTTTACTAATGCTTATAAACAATCACCAATTGTCCCTGTTCGTTTTGCTAATGGACAATACGGTGTGTCTTTTGTTGGTGCTGATGGTTTTGCTGCTCCATCTGGGTCTTCTTTTAACAATGTTGGGAATCCTGTGGCACAATTGGACTTTTTTAACGAAGAACAACGTAGCGTAACTTTACAAGGAGGTTTAAAATTAGATTATGAAATAATCAAACCTTTAAAGTTTACTTCACAGTTTAATGGGGAATATTATACTTGGAAACAGTATAATTATGAAGACACTAAAAACATTTGGCTAGCAGCTGATCCTACTAGAATTGCATCTGCTTATCCAGCTACTTCAAACATTAATTTATTGACAAAAGGAAGGGAGCAATATTTTAATTGGAATTTAATGAACTATTTTACTTTCAGTAAAGTGTTTAGTGATATTCATGATTTAGAAGTTACGGCTGGTATGGAGGCTTCTGTTAAAGGGTCTCGTGAAAAATTGACTGTTGTTCGAAAAAACGTAAATCAAGATGAAAATTATTGGGCACTTAATGGTGTTGAAAATGCTGCAAACGTTATTAGTTATAGAGATGAGATGTTCAATCAAACTCGTTTAGCTTCTTATTTTGGTCGTTTTCAATATAAATTAATGGATAAATATTTGTTTACTGGAACGATAAGACGTGATGGCTCTTCTAATTTTGGTAAAGATTATCGTTGGGGAACATTTCCAGCATTTGGTTTAGGCTGGGTTGTAACTAAGGAAAATTTTATGGCCGATGTTAAAGCGATTAACGTATTGAAAATCAGAGGTGGTTGGGGTAAATTAGGAAACCAAAATGTGCCATTAAACAACCAAGCGTACTCCTCAGGATTGAATACGTATTTAGGAGGTTCAATTTTGAATGAAGGAACAACTATTAATTCACAAATTGACCCAAGTTTATCATGGGAAATCACTCAAGAGGCATCTGCAGGTATTGACATAGAAATGTTGGATAACCGCTTGAAGGGAACTTTTGACGTGTATGATAAGAATACTACCAATGTAATTTTGAATGCAAAACCTTATGCAACTTCAGGAATTAGTGTTGCTTCACCAGCACATGTAGGTGAAGTATCAAACAAGGGGTATGAAGTTTCTTTGAGATGGGATGATAAAATATCTGATGATATGACCTATTGGATTGGAGGGAATTTTTCTCAAAACACCAATAAACTAAAAGGGTTAAAAGATGTTACACTATCTCAAATCGTAGGTGGAAATTTAGGTAACGGACAAAATACAAAGTTGTTAGACAATACCTCTGTTGGACAACCTTTAGGAAGTTTCTTTATGTATGAATATGCAGGATTTGATCCTACAAATGGAAAAATGTTATACTATACTGCTGCAGGAAACCAAGTTACTCAAGATGCTTTAGCAGAAACGGACAAGAAATATGTAGGTTCTATTTTGCCAAAATCAAATTTTGGTGTCTCATTGGGTATAACTTACCAAAACTGGGACTTCTCCGTAGATGGTTATGGTACAGCTGGTGCTAAAGTATACAATGGTAAAAAAGCGCAACGTTTTTCTGGAGAGAATATAGAAGAGTCCTTGGCTACTAATTTCTGGACTGTAAATAACACATCTGCCAGTACAATGGCTCCTTTCAATCAAGTGCCAGTAGCCTCTACTTATTATCTTGAGTCCGGTGATTTTTTTAGAATTAACAACATTACTTTGGGATACAAACTACCAATTCAAAGTAAATTAATTAGTGCTTGCAGATTGTATGTAAACATGATTAACCCCTTCATTTTTCAAAAATTCTCTGGCTTTTCTCCTGAGCTAAACGGAAATGGTGATCCTTATGGAACACAAGGTGTAGAATTGGATGCATATCCAACGTTGAGATCTTTCGTTATTGGAGCTAATTTAAAATTTTAA
- the corA gene encoding magnesium/cobalt transporter CorA — translation MRKIKYRKGRKVQPNSLEYTGVHKNKESEMQLFVYDGVSFSEYMDFELKELTKQVDFAKNNWLNIHGLNNLELIKAIGSHFSIDTYVLSDVLNTSRRTKLEESHDRLFFNIKSILPTEHSDNINVEQISFLLKDGLLISFQEKRSDFFTHIRERIRQNSVILRTKKTDYLLYTLLDAVMENFYITIENEEDRLEEIMNLSKTSSDPVILQRIEKHRDNFNFLKRAIIPLRDSLYDIKSIKDDNTFNVMQPDSFVFFARLYQKTLELLEQIDSDMSLLESASNFFFTTQSHKMNEIMKTLTIVSAIFIPLTFIVGVYGMNFDNMPELRYQNGYFYILLLMLAIGIAMVVYFKKRRWF, via the coding sequence ATGAGAAAAATAAAATACCGCAAAGGACGAAAAGTACAGCCCAATAGTTTAGAATATACGGGTGTTCACAAAAACAAAGAGTCGGAGATGCAACTTTTTGTTTATGATGGAGTTAGCTTTTCTGAGTATATGGATTTTGAATTGAAAGAGTTGACCAAACAAGTTGATTTTGCTAAAAATAATTGGTTGAATATTCATGGCTTAAACAATCTTGAATTGATTAAGGCGATAGGTTCTCATTTTTCGATTGATACTTATGTTTTGTCAGATGTACTAAACACAAGTCGAAGAACTAAGTTGGAAGAATCTCACGATCGTTTGTTTTTTAATATTAAATCGATTTTGCCAACAGAGCATTCTGATAATATTAATGTTGAGCAAATTAGTTTTTTGTTAAAAGATGGTTTGCTTATTTCATTTCAAGAAAAGCGTTCGGATTTTTTTACTCATATTCGAGAACGCATTCGTCAGAACTCGGTTATTTTGAGGACCAAAAAAACGGATTATCTGTTGTATACCTTGCTTGATGCTGTAATGGAAAATTTTTACATCACCATCGAAAATGAAGAAGACCGTTTGGAAGAGATTATGAATTTATCTAAAACTAGCTCTGACCCAGTAATTTTACAGCGAATAGAAAAACATAGGGATAATTTCAATTTTTTAAAGCGTGCCATTATTCCGCTACGCGATTCGTTATATGATATAAAAAGTATAAAAGACGATAACACTTTTAATGTAATGCAACCCGATAGTTTTGTGTTTTTTGCTCGTTTGTACCAAAAAACATTAGAACTTTTGGAACAAATTGATTCGGATATGAGTTTATTAGAAAGTGCTTCGAATTTCTTTTTTACAACGCAATCGCACAAGATGAATGAAATTATGAAAACGCTAACTATAGTATCGGCTATTTTTATTCCGTTGACATTTATAGTTGGCGTTTATGGGATGAACTTTGATAATATGCCAGAATTGCGTTATCAAAACGGTTATTTTTATATACTATTATTGATGTTGGCCATTGGAATTGCAATGGTAGTTTACTTCAAAAAGAGGCGTTGGTTTTAG
- the pta gene encoding phosphate acetyltransferase, translating into MNKAIYIATSEQNCGKSIISLGLMQLLIGKTARVGYFRPIIEDFEEGQFDNHIETVISHFGLDMKFEDAYAFTKSKLIKKKNKGKIGEVLDVIIEKFKRLEEKFDFVLVEGTSFIGEGTAIELGINVLIAKNLGIPTIIIGSGIGKTLEELVDSLYLAYDTFKVKDVEVISVIANKVQPENIELVTNDLKKNLPSSVLINTIPLISSLNNPTVQEIVNEIGAKVLFGHEYLNNQTGSYSIGAMQLPNYLLHLKENGLIITPGDRADIILGALQANESANYPSVSGIVLTGNIMPEESILKLIEGLSTVVPILTVEGGTYNISNQIGAIKSKIYANNTQKIETSIATFEKYVDIDALAEKFTSFESDGITPKMFQYNLVKRAKKHRKHIVLPEGNDERILIAASRLQLMDVVDISIIGNRKQVESKVAELGLDFDFDKVAIINPTESEHYEDYVNTYYELRKAKNVSLAMARDLMEDVSYFGTMMVYKGHADGMVSGAAHTTQHTILPALQFIKTKPNSSVVSSVFFMCLEDRVSVFGDCAINPNPTAEQLAEIAISSADSSLAFGIDPKVAMLSYSSGTSGKGDEVEKVRAATEIVKAKRPDIKIEGPIQYDAAVDMSVGKSKMPDSQVAGQASVLIFPDLNTGNNTYKAVQRETGALAIGPMLQGLNKPVNDLSRGCTVDDIINTVVITAIQAQGL; encoded by the coding sequence ATGAATAAAGCAATATACATAGCCACTAGCGAACAAAACTGTGGTAAATCGATTATCAGTTTAGGATTAATGCAGTTGTTAATTGGTAAAACAGCTCGCGTTGGGTACTTTAGACCAATTATAGAGGATTTTGAGGAAGGACAGTTTGACAATCATATTGAAACTGTGATTTCTCATTTTGGATTGGATATGAAGTTTGAAGATGCTTATGCTTTTACCAAGAGCAAATTAATCAAGAAAAAGAACAAAGGAAAGATTGGTGAAGTACTGGATGTGATTATTGAAAAATTCAAACGACTGGAAGAAAAGTTTGATTTTGTTCTGGTAGAAGGAACGAGTTTTATAGGAGAAGGTACCGCTATAGAATTAGGAATTAATGTTCTTATTGCTAAAAATCTAGGTATCCCAACTATCATCATTGGTTCAGGTATTGGCAAAACACTAGAAGAATTGGTAGATAGTTTGTATTTGGCTTACGATACGTTCAAAGTAAAAGATGTTGAAGTGATTTCGGTGATTGCTAATAAAGTACAACCTGAAAATATTGAATTGGTTACGAATGATTTGAAAAAGAACCTACCAAGTTCAGTTTTAATCAATACGATTCCATTGATTTCGAGTTTGAACAATCCAACGGTTCAAGAAATTGTAAATGAGATTGGTGCCAAAGTGTTGTTTGGTCACGAATATTTGAACAACCAAACTGGAAGTTATAGTATTGGAGCGATGCAATTGCCTAATTATTTATTGCATCTAAAAGAAAATGGTTTGATCATTACGCCGGGTGACCGTGCCGATATTATTTTGGGTGCGTTACAAGCCAATGAGTCGGCTAATTATCCTTCTGTTTCTGGAATTGTTTTGACAGGAAATATTATGCCAGAGGAAAGTATTTTGAAATTGATTGAAGGGTTGTCAACAGTGGTTCCAATTCTTACTGTAGAAGGCGGAACGTATAATATTTCGAATCAAATTGGTGCGATTAAGTCTAAGATTTATGCCAACAATACACAGAAAATCGAAACCTCGATAGCTACTTTCGAAAAATATGTAGATATTGATGCTTTGGCGGAGAAGTTTACCTCTTTCGAATCAGATGGTATTACACCAAAGATGTTCCAATACAATTTGGTAAAACGTGCCAAAAAACATCGCAAACATATTGTGCTACCTGAAGGAAATGACGAGCGAATTTTAATTGCGGCTTCGCGTTTGCAACTTATGGATGTGGTTGATATTTCTATCATTGGTAACCGAAAACAAGTGGAGAGCAAAGTAGCAGAACTTGGTTTAGACTTTGATTTTGATAAAGTAGCGATAATTAATCCAACGGAATCAGAGCATTATGAGGATTATGTAAACACCTATTATGAACTTCGAAAAGCCAAAAATGTATCGTTGGCGATGGCAAGGGATTTAATGGAAGATGTGTCTTATTTTGGTACGATGATGGTGTACAAAGGACACGCTGACGGAATGGTTTCGGGAGCGGCGCATACGACGCAACATACTATTTTGCCAGCGCTTCAGTTTATCAAAACTAAGCCTAATTCGTCTGTGGTTTCTTCCGTGTTCTTTATGTGTTTAGAAGATAGAGTTTCTGTTTTTGGAGATTGCGCGATTAATCCGAATCCAACCGCAGAACAATTGGCAGAAATCGCTATTTCATCGGCGGATTCGAGTTTGGCATTTGGAATAGACCCTAAAGTAGCGATGTTGTCGTATTCTTCTGGAACTTCTGGTAAAGGTGATGAAGTGGAGAAAGTAAGAGCCGCTACCGAAATTGTAAAAGCCAAACGTCCTGATATTAAAATTGAAGGACCGATTCAGTATGACGCTGCGGTAGATATGAGTGTGGGTAAAAGTAAAATGCCAGATTCACAAGTTGCAGGACAGGCTAGTGTCTTGATTTTTCCAGATTTGAATACAGGAAATAACACCTATAAAGCGGTTCAAAGAGAAACTGGCGCCTTGGCGATTGGTCCAATGTTGCAAGGATTGAACAAACCGGTGAACGATTTGAGTAGAGGTTGTACGGTGGATGATATCATCAATACGGTGGTAATTACTGCCATACAAGCACAAGGATTGTAA